From a region of the Corallococcus coralloides DSM 2259 genome:
- the thrC gene encoding threonine synthase: MTAPALKAGYACSEGCGFTASLWDVVYRCPRCEGLLEVAHDEAALRAIPAAEWKRRFESRFATSRLPDGSGVWGKREWALPELPVEDIVSLGEGRVPLKPLPRMAAELGLGSLMLKECGVSPTGSFKDWGMTVLVSAVKHLRSRGTPIRAVACASTGDTSAALSAYAAAAGIPAVVFLPKNKVSLAQLVQPIANGARVLSLDTDFDGCMKLVQAVTADTGLYLANSMNSLRIEGQKMIAIELCQDLGWEPPDWIVIPGGNLGNASALGRGLDLLFNLGLITRRPRIAVAQAQRANPLARAFRGGFQDLVPMQAGATLASAIQIGNPVSFRRAVRMLRAFDGVVEEATESELANAAARADREGTFACPQTGVALAAVEKLAASGVMAKGASVAVVATAHGLKFADFKVGYHRETLSDVKAAHANPPVELPADLSAVREALKDLG; the protein is encoded by the coding sequence GTGACAGCACCGGCGCTGAAGGCGGGCTACGCGTGCAGCGAGGGGTGCGGCTTCACCGCCTCGCTATGGGACGTCGTCTACCGCTGTCCGCGCTGTGAGGGCCTGCTGGAGGTGGCCCACGACGAAGCCGCCCTGCGCGCCATCCCCGCGGCGGAGTGGAAGCGCCGCTTCGAGTCCCGCTTCGCGACGTCCCGGCTGCCGGACGGCTCTGGCGTCTGGGGCAAGCGCGAGTGGGCGCTGCCCGAGCTGCCGGTGGAGGACATCGTCTCGCTGGGCGAAGGGCGCGTGCCGCTCAAGCCGCTGCCTCGCATGGCGGCGGAGCTGGGGCTGGGCTCGCTGATGTTGAAGGAGTGCGGCGTCTCTCCGACGGGCAGCTTCAAGGACTGGGGGATGACGGTCCTGGTGTCCGCGGTGAAGCACCTGCGCTCGCGCGGCACGCCCATCCGCGCGGTGGCGTGCGCGTCCACGGGCGACACGTCCGCGGCGCTGTCCGCGTACGCCGCGGCGGCGGGCATCCCGGCGGTGGTGTTCCTGCCGAAGAACAAGGTGTCGCTCGCGCAGCTGGTGCAGCCCATCGCCAATGGGGCGCGCGTGCTGTCGCTGGACACGGACTTCGACGGCTGCATGAAGCTGGTGCAGGCGGTGACGGCGGACACGGGGCTGTACCTGGCGAACTCGATGAACTCGCTGCGCATCGAGGGCCAGAAGATGATCGCCATCGAGCTGTGCCAGGACCTGGGCTGGGAGCCGCCGGACTGGATCGTCATCCCGGGCGGCAACCTGGGCAACGCGAGCGCCCTGGGCCGGGGTCTGGATCTGCTCTTCAACCTGGGGCTCATCACCCGCCGGCCGCGCATCGCGGTGGCGCAGGCGCAGCGGGCGAACCCCCTGGCGCGCGCCTTCCGGGGCGGCTTCCAGGACTTGGTGCCCATGCAGGCGGGAGCGACGCTCGCGTCCGCCATCCAGATTGGCAACCCGGTGTCCTTCCGCCGCGCGGTGCGGATGCTGCGCGCGTTCGACGGCGTGGTGGAGGAGGCGACGGAGTCGGAGCTGGCCAACGCGGCGGCCCGGGCGGACCGCGAGGGCACCTTCGCCTGTCCGCAGACGGGCGTCGCGCTGGCGGCGGTGGAGAAGCTGGCCGCGTCGGGCGTGATGGCGAAGGGCGCCAGCGTCGCGGTGGTGGCCACCGCGCACGGGCTGAAGTTCGCGGACTTCAAGGTGGGCTACCACCGGGAGACGCTGAGCGACGTGAAGGCCGCGCACGCGAACCCTCCGGTGGAGCTGCCCGCGGACCTGTCCGCCGTGCGCGAGGCCCTGAAGGACCTGGGCTGA
- a CDS encoding protein-L-isoaspartate(D-aspartate) O-methyltransferase, whose amino-acid sequence MGDWGRAEYLARQGIRDRRVLAAIANLSRADFVPIGERDSAHQDVPLPIGHGQTISQPYVVALMTEALRLRGCERVLEIGTGSGYQTAVLAMLAREVYTVEIVRELARPARRLLHRLGFTNVFYREGDGSQGWAQAAPFDAIIATAAPVDIPRELLRQLRPGGRMVIPVGSVTETQELLRIRRGQPGMLPRVDRLLPVRFVPMTGLGSSAPS is encoded by the coding sequence ATGGGAGACTGGGGCCGAGCGGAGTATCTGGCGCGGCAGGGCATCCGGGATCGACGGGTGCTCGCGGCGATCGCCAACCTGAGCCGTGCGGACTTCGTGCCCATCGGCGAGCGGGACTCTGCCCATCAGGACGTGCCGCTGCCCATCGGCCATGGGCAGACCATCAGCCAGCCCTATGTGGTGGCCCTGATGACGGAGGCCCTGCGCCTGCGCGGCTGTGAGCGCGTGCTCGAGATTGGCACCGGCTCCGGCTACCAGACGGCGGTGCTGGCGATGCTGGCCCGCGAGGTCTACACGGTGGAGATCGTCCGCGAGCTGGCCCGGCCCGCCCGGCGGCTGCTCCACCGGCTGGGCTTCACCAACGTGTTCTACCGCGAGGGTGATGGCTCCCAGGGCTGGGCCCAGGCCGCGCCCTTCGACGCCATCATCGCCACCGCCGCGCCGGTGGACATCCCCCGGGAGCTCCTGCGCCAGCTGAGGCCCGGGGGGCGGATGGTCATCCCCGTGGGCTCCGTGACCGAGACGCAGGAGTTGCTGCGCATCCGCCGGGGACAGCCGGGGATGCTGCCCCGGGTGGATCGCCTGCTGCCGGTGCGCTTCGTCCCCATGACGGGCCTGGGCTCCTCCGCCCCGAGCTGA
- the recG gene encoding ATP-dependent DNA helicase RecG, producing the protein MNHPLASLVGPLKYACQRDFAQLGTVRDLRTLMERTLASAGGVDAQALEHLRAALPHVDPPAPPEHRKAALRQVLGALKLSGVVLPEELERVVVTGEINAVAASFPRSPERAHVLEGELNPAPPRRRLTPPPGTVEARGNTVPPWRSQDPVPPVGGGVPAATPAPASRQPQARGPQGGNSGPVKGEPVPYGARMAASRGAANGPAQGEAQPYGARMAAARNAAVPAGAPARAPGAKPAASTDARKGAPPPADRAPTEKARKKKAKAVGAEASRSEAKLLSIAPRTGPLSAPLKTLGKRLGPRLVAVLDKKGLRRTGDILFLLPRCYEDRRKLRTIAELIPGERGVTVGTVKTADFVPGRGGKRMFRAVVGDRSGSIAATYFNAGPWLKSRFSVGKQLVLSGEVRASMNGREMAHPELEPAEDLENTTSVHFHRIVPVYPGFERGEQRSFRELASRISEQHAHHLEEPLPADLRRRYHLMGLPDALRFIHFPPDDADLEALDAHQSPAHRRLAFDELFFLQLGMALKRQGIKAEEGIAFNVSPERLDKARAALPFQLTGAQARVVGDIARDMTRPEPMNRLVQGDVGSGKTAVALVAGMVALQDGYQVAVMAPTEILAEQHERTFRRILEPLGYRVGLISAAGTAKHKREVRESVAKGDIHLAVGTHALLEGGVSFQKLGLVVIDEQHRFGVLQRHTLMSKGLTPDVLVMTATPIPRTLAMTLYGDLDVSIIDQLPPGRTPITTRVFNNEQRARVYEAVGAELAKGHQAYVVYPLVEESEKLDLEDATQGATKLQTVFPNASVGLLHGRMKPEEKDAVMEAFRDKRIQLLVCTTVVEVGVDVPNASVMVVEAAERFGLSQLHQLRGRVGRGAAASYCFLVAGAARSWESTERLGVMERSSDGFVIAEKDLEIRGPGEFLGTRQSGLPELAVANLVRDGDLLSLAQAEARRIMDADPQLQKPDHQGLVKALEERWEGRLALARVG; encoded by the coding sequence GTGAACCACCCGCTCGCCAGCCTCGTTGGACCTCTCAAGTACGCGTGTCAGCGTGACTTCGCCCAGCTCGGGACCGTGCGCGACTTGCGCACGCTGATGGAGCGCACCCTGGCGTCGGCCGGGGGCGTGGACGCGCAGGCCCTGGAGCATTTGAGGGCGGCGCTGCCGCACGTGGATCCGCCCGCGCCGCCCGAGCACCGCAAGGCCGCGCTGCGCCAGGTGCTGGGCGCGCTGAAGCTCAGCGGCGTGGTGCTGCCGGAGGAGCTGGAGCGGGTGGTCGTCACGGGGGAGATCAACGCCGTGGCGGCGAGCTTCCCCCGGTCGCCGGAGCGTGCGCACGTGCTGGAAGGGGAGCTGAACCCCGCGCCGCCGCGCCGCCGGTTGACGCCGCCGCCGGGGACGGTGGAGGCGCGTGGCAACACCGTGCCGCCGTGGCGTTCTCAGGACCCCGTACCGCCGGTAGGCGGTGGTGTTCCGGCGGCAACACCCGCGCCCGCGTCCCGGCAGCCGCAGGCCCGGGGACCCCAGGGGGGGAATTCAGGCCCCGTGAAGGGCGAGCCCGTGCCTTACGGCGCGCGCATGGCGGCATCCCGGGGCGCCGCGAATGGCCCCGCGCAAGGTGAAGCCCAGCCCTACGGTGCGCGCATGGCCGCGGCCCGGAACGCCGCCGTTCCCGCGGGTGCGCCGGCCCGTGCTCCGGGCGCGAAGCCCGCTGCGAGCACCGATGCTCGCAAGGGCGCGCCGCCGCCCGCGGATCGCGCTCCCACGGAGAAGGCCCGGAAGAAGAAGGCGAAGGCCGTGGGCGCGGAGGCGTCCCGCTCCGAAGCGAAGCTGCTCTCCATCGCGCCGCGCACCGGCCCGCTGTCCGCGCCGCTCAAGACGCTGGGCAAGCGCCTGGGGCCGCGGCTCGTCGCGGTGCTCGACAAGAAGGGCCTGCGCCGCACGGGCGACATCCTGTTCCTGTTGCCACGCTGTTACGAGGACCGCCGCAAGCTGCGCACCATCGCGGAGCTCATCCCCGGCGAGCGCGGCGTGACGGTGGGCACCGTGAAGACGGCGGACTTCGTCCCGGGGCGCGGCGGCAAGCGCATGTTCCGCGCCGTCGTGGGGGACCGCTCCGGCAGCATCGCCGCCACCTATTTCAACGCCGGGCCGTGGCTCAAGAGCCGCTTCTCCGTGGGCAAGCAGCTGGTGCTCTCCGGCGAGGTGCGCGCCTCCATGAACGGCCGGGAGATGGCCCACCCGGAGCTGGAGCCCGCCGAGGACCTGGAGAACACCACCTCCGTCCACTTCCACCGCATCGTCCCCGTCTACCCGGGCTTCGAGCGCGGCGAGCAGCGCTCCTTCCGCGAGCTGGCCTCGCGCATCAGCGAACAGCACGCGCACCACCTGGAGGAGCCGCTGCCCGCGGACCTGCGCCGCCGCTACCACCTGATGGGCCTGCCGGACGCGCTGCGCTTCATCCACTTCCCGCCCGACGACGCGGACCTGGAGGCGCTGGACGCGCACCAGAGCCCCGCGCACCGCCGGCTCGCGTTCGACGAGCTGTTCTTCCTCCAGCTGGGCATGGCCCTCAAGCGCCAGGGCATCAAGGCGGAGGAGGGCATCGCCTTCAATGTCTCCCCGGAGCGGCTGGACAAGGCACGCGCCGCGCTGCCCTTCCAGCTCACCGGGGCGCAGGCGCGCGTGGTGGGGGACATCGCGCGGGACATGACGCGCCCGGAGCCCATGAACCGGCTGGTGCAGGGCGACGTGGGCAGCGGAAAGACGGCCGTGGCGCTGGTGGCCGGCATGGTGGCGCTCCAGGACGGCTACCAGGTGGCGGTGATGGCCCCCACCGAAATCCTGGCCGAACAGCACGAGCGCACCTTCCGCCGCATCCTGGAGCCGCTGGGCTACCGCGTGGGGCTCATCAGCGCGGCGGGCACCGCGAAGCACAAGCGCGAGGTGCGCGAGTCCGTGGCGAAGGGCGACATCCACCTCGCCGTGGGCACGCACGCGCTCTTGGAGGGCGGCGTGTCCTTCCAGAAGCTGGGGCTGGTGGTCATCGACGAGCAGCACCGCTTCGGCGTGCTCCAGCGCCACACGCTCATGAGCAAGGGGCTCACGCCGGACGTGCTGGTGATGACCGCCACGCCCATCCCGCGCACGCTCGCGATGACGCTCTACGGCGACCTGGACGTGTCCATCATCGACCAGCTGCCGCCGGGCCGCACGCCCATCACCACGCGCGTCTTCAACAACGAGCAACGCGCGCGCGTCTACGAAGCGGTGGGCGCGGAGCTGGCCAAGGGCCACCAGGCCTACGTCGTCTATCCGCTGGTGGAGGAGTCGGAGAAGCTGGACCTGGAGGACGCCACCCAGGGCGCGACGAAGCTGCAGACGGTGTTCCCCAACGCCAGCGTGGGCCTGCTGCACGGGCGCATGAAGCCGGAGGAGAAGGACGCCGTGATGGAGGCCTTCCGCGACAAGCGCATCCAGCTGCTCGTCTGCACCACGGTGGTGGAGGTGGGCGTGGACGTGCCCAACGCCTCCGTCATGGTGGTGGAGGCCGCTGAGCGCTTCGGCCTGTCGCAGCTGCACCAGCTGCGCGGACGCGTGGGCCGTGGCGCCGCGGCCAGCTACTGCTTCCTCGTCGCGGGCGCCGCGCGCTCCTGGGAGTCCACCGAGCGGCTGGGCGTGATGGAGCGCAGCAGCGACGGCTTCGTCATCGCGGAGAAGGACCTGGAGATCCGCGGCCCCGGCGAGTTCCTGGGCACGCGGCAGAGCGGCCTCCCGGAGCTGGCCGTGGCGAACCTCGTGCGCGACGGCGACCTGTTGTCGCTCGCCCAGGCGGAGGCGCGGCGCATCATGGATGCCGACCCCCAGCTCCAGAAGCCGGACCACCAGGGGCTCGTGAAGGCGCTGGAGGAGCGCTGGGAGGGCCGGCTCGCGCTTGCCCGCGTGGGGTAG
- the greA gene encoding transcription elongation factor GreA codes for MSGSDNIPMTPHGLQKLKDELKHLQSVERGKISREIEVARAHGDLRENAEYHAAKEKQSHIEGRILTLGDWIARAEVIDPAKLGGDKVVFGATVELVDTENDKTISYRLVGETEADLKKRWIAVTSPVARALIGKKVGDIATVQSPGGVRELEVVSISFEDPQEEPAS; via the coding sequence ATGAGCGGGAGCGACAACATCCCGATGACCCCCCACGGTCTGCAGAAGCTCAAGGACGAGCTGAAGCACCTCCAGTCCGTGGAGCGGGGCAAGATTTCGCGTGAAATCGAGGTCGCCCGTGCGCACGGCGACCTGCGTGAGAACGCGGAGTACCACGCGGCCAAGGAGAAGCAGTCGCACATCGAGGGGCGCATCCTGACCCTCGGCGACTGGATCGCCCGCGCGGAGGTCATCGACCCGGCGAAGCTGGGCGGCGACAAGGTTGTCTTCGGCGCCACCGTGGAGCTGGTGGACACGGAGAACGACAAGACCATCAGCTACCGCCTGGTGGGTGAGACGGAGGCCGACCTCAAGAAGCGGTGGATCGCCGTGACCTCGCCGGTGGCGCGCGCGCTCATCGGCAAGAAGGTGGGCGACATCGCCACGGTGCAGAGCCCCGGCGGCGTGCGGGAGCTGGAGGTCGTCTCCATCAGCTTCGAGGATCCGCAGGAAGAGCCAGCCAGCTAG
- a CDS encoding FHA domain-containing protein gives MLSVQELRALASALPVGAFQHQLGPFALVQRPPSELSAAALAPTRMADPGDVEQGMLALLFEFDDLLVATLPTLKDSDVLRIGRRLDCELVLDDGSVSKQHAELKWSRAAGRCTVRDLGSTNGTFVNASTIGQREVPLRGGDILSFGNVQFWYLLTDALHERLRAGAASGLGSHSG, from the coding sequence GTGCTGTCCGTCCAGGAATTGCGCGCGCTCGCCTCCGCACTCCCCGTGGGTGCCTTTCAACATCAGCTGGGTCCTTTCGCGCTGGTGCAGCGTCCGCCGTCGGAGCTGTCCGCCGCCGCGCTCGCGCCCACCCGCATGGCGGACCCGGGCGACGTCGAGCAAGGCATGCTCGCCCTGCTCTTCGAGTTCGACGACCTGCTCGTCGCCACGCTCCCCACCCTCAAGGATTCGGACGTGCTGCGCATTGGCCGGCGGCTGGACTGCGAGCTGGTGCTGGACGACGGGTCCGTGTCCAAGCAGCACGCGGAGCTCAAGTGGAGCCGCGCGGCGGGCCGCTGCACCGTGCGAGACCTGGGCTCCACCAACGGCACCTTCGTCAATGCCAGCACCATCGGGCAGCGCGAGGTGCCGCTCCGGGGCGGCGACATCCTCAGCTTCGGCAACGTCCAGTTCTGGTACCTGCTCACGGACGCGCTGCATGAACGGCTGCGCGCAGGCGCGGCCTCCGGCCTGGGCTCCCACTCCGGCTGA
- a CDS encoding CHAT domain-containing protein gives MTVLCEQLAAFVDGELPPEEAEAFQAHLATCAECQAGLEDQVQASLLVQAAADARAASGAQTRSVASPASEGGPAAPAAGPGLRAVPGTGGQAGPVPDARTRSPSARPRGRAAWDRRRVAGFAAAAAAVVLAVLWVGRPWRSTETARALPFALAAARPLEGRLSHPGLADYRATGTMRGGADGRPELDLKVLSELEAKGDLHGVATAWLAAGDFERAERILERLPASPAVMGDLALAALGRAQPERALTLVEMGLESAPDDARLHWNRGLALQALSLELAAAAEFSRVAQAKEPGWSTEATERADGLRKGALARRDSWKAMNAAGMELALDGTPYPGALARRNPDLARLYLYHALRAASSVERVQALAPLAALLDDVTRTKTASAYVARVAAADFNKRGPLANTYRELLAGTLSLEGAEADAFLARLRRSGERDLLLGAILLLHQEDRFVDELAALVRQSGEPAWYDAPLARGRAQAAQDRGDMETAETSLKNGLAACRSAGFGYRCVDLQRYLAALYNRMDRRKEAESLARPALEEAFRSDSWYQEELLLADLVTSARLSHAPALARAYLDEYLQHSPEDCARRSEYHHARALLFVEDLDAKRARREVQDALTCPTAPTLMEVAVSGDLLRLEGATVPGRELDRVRERIRVLREDPSLTTGEKLLVDHIEGRILIERDREEGQKLLRGVITGSALHRSTDIEARKAWAHSHHVLMMDAGRAKEWGPAVDLLAEEVDRTAPTSCLLALAGQDERMLFVARGPTGASSGLYLHALKQPLREEVPAVPESLLQVLAGCGVVKVLAEPILLGRPGLLPADRAWSYLAPGGHRVEAPAVAPAPKRLVVSDVEPPATLGLPRLMPWKGMTGPGDVHLRGRAATPESVLAEMEDATEVELHTHGLAGTVSDAAFLALSPDAAGRYALTAEELEGHTLRGSPVVMLAACDANVGAWRYHAVSSLPSALIQAGARAVVAPSTEVPDVEAGAFFQALVESLRQGTPPAQALRDTRARWLKQGSARWVQDLVAFE, from the coding sequence GTGACCGTCTTGTGTGAACAGCTCGCCGCCTTCGTGGACGGGGAGCTTCCGCCAGAAGAGGCCGAGGCCTTCCAGGCCCACCTCGCGACCTGCGCCGAGTGCCAGGCCGGCCTGGAGGACCAGGTGCAGGCGAGCCTCCTCGTGCAGGCCGCCGCTGACGCGCGAGCCGCGTCCGGAGCCCAGACGCGGTCCGTGGCGTCCCCCGCTTCAGAAGGCGGCCCCGCTGCTCCGGCGGCGGGGCCGGGACTCCGTGCCGTTCCCGGGACGGGAGGCCAGGCCGGACCGGTGCCCGATGCCAGGACCCGGTCCCCGTCGGCTCGCCCGCGCGGCCGTGCGGCCTGGGATCGCCGCCGTGTGGCGGGCTTCGCGGCCGCGGCCGCCGCGGTGGTGCTCGCGGTGCTGTGGGTGGGACGTCCGTGGCGCTCCACGGAGACCGCGCGAGCGCTGCCCTTCGCGCTCGCCGCCGCGCGCCCGCTGGAGGGCCGGCTCAGTCACCCGGGCCTCGCGGACTACCGCGCCACGGGCACGATGCGCGGTGGCGCGGACGGACGGCCGGAGCTGGACCTCAAGGTCCTGTCGGAGCTGGAGGCGAAGGGCGACCTGCACGGCGTCGCGACCGCCTGGCTCGCGGCCGGGGACTTCGAGCGCGCGGAGCGCATCCTGGAGCGGCTGCCCGCGTCGCCCGCCGTCATGGGTGACCTGGCACTGGCGGCCCTGGGCCGTGCCCAGCCGGAGCGCGCCCTGACGCTCGTGGAGATGGGCCTGGAGAGCGCGCCGGACGACGCTCGGCTGCACTGGAACCGGGGCCTCGCGCTCCAGGCGCTCTCGCTGGAGCTGGCCGCCGCGGCGGAGTTCTCCCGCGTGGCGCAGGCGAAGGAGCCCGGCTGGAGCACCGAAGCCACCGAGCGCGCGGACGGCCTGCGCAAGGGCGCGCTGGCGCGGCGGGACTCGTGGAAGGCCATGAACGCGGCCGGCATGGAGCTGGCGCTGGACGGCACGCCGTACCCGGGCGCGCTGGCGCGGCGCAACCCGGACCTGGCGCGGCTGTACCTCTACCACGCGTTGCGAGCGGCCTCGTCCGTGGAGCGCGTGCAGGCGCTGGCCCCGCTGGCGGCGCTGCTGGACGACGTCACCCGCACGAAGACGGCGAGCGCCTACGTGGCGCGCGTGGCGGCGGCGGACTTCAACAAGCGCGGCCCGCTGGCCAACACCTATCGCGAGCTGCTCGCCGGCACGCTTTCGCTGGAGGGCGCGGAGGCGGACGCGTTCCTCGCGAGGCTGCGGCGCTCCGGCGAGCGCGACCTGCTGCTGGGCGCCATCCTGCTGCTCCACCAGGAGGACCGCTTCGTCGACGAGCTGGCGGCGCTGGTCCGTCAGTCCGGCGAGCCCGCCTGGTACGACGCTCCGCTTGCCCGGGGCAGGGCGCAGGCGGCGCAGGACCGGGGGGACATGGAGACGGCGGAGACGTCGCTCAAGAACGGGCTGGCGGCGTGCCGGAGCGCGGGCTTCGGATATCGCTGCGTGGACCTCCAGCGGTACCTGGCCGCGCTCTACAACCGCATGGATCGCCGCAAGGAGGCCGAGTCGCTGGCGCGTCCCGCGCTCGAGGAGGCCTTCCGGAGCGACAGCTGGTACCAGGAAGAGCTGCTCCTGGCCGACCTGGTGACGAGCGCGCGGCTGAGCCACGCTCCGGCGCTGGCCCGCGCCTACCTGGACGAATACCTCCAGCACTCGCCGGAGGACTGCGCGCGCCGGTCGGAGTACCACCACGCACGGGCGCTCCTCTTCGTGGAGGACCTGGACGCGAAGCGGGCCCGGCGCGAGGTGCAGGACGCGCTCACCTGTCCCACCGCACCCACGCTCATGGAGGTCGCCGTCTCGGGAGACCTGCTGCGGCTGGAGGGCGCCACGGTGCCGGGCCGCGAGCTGGACCGCGTGCGCGAGCGCATCCGCGTGCTGCGCGAGGACCCGTCGCTGACGACCGGCGAGAAGCTGCTCGTGGACCACATCGAAGGGCGCATCCTCATCGAGCGCGACCGTGAGGAGGGCCAGAAGCTGTTGCGCGGGGTCATCACCGGCTCGGCGCTGCACCGCTCCACCGACATCGAGGCGCGCAAGGCCTGGGCCCACAGCCACCACGTGCTGATGATGGACGCGGGCCGGGCGAAGGAGTGGGGCCCCGCGGTGGACCTGCTCGCAGAGGAGGTGGACCGCACCGCGCCCACATCGTGCCTGCTGGCGCTGGCCGGCCAGGACGAACGGATGCTCTTCGTCGCCCGAGGCCCCACCGGCGCGAGCAGCGGGCTGTACCTCCACGCCCTCAAGCAGCCCCTGCGCGAAGAGGTGCCCGCGGTGCCAGAGTCGCTCCTGCAGGTGCTCGCGGGGTGTGGCGTCGTGAAGGTGCTCGCGGAGCCCATCCTCCTGGGGCGCCCGGGGCTCCTGCCCGCGGACCGGGCGTGGAGCTACCTGGCTCCGGGGGGCCACCGCGTGGAGGCCCCGGCCGTGGCGCCCGCCCCGAAGCGGCTGGTGGTGTCGGACGTGGAGCCGCCCGCGACGCTGGGGCTGCCGCGCCTGATGCCGTGGAAGGGCATGACGGGGCCGGGCGACGTCCACCTGCGGGGCCGCGCGGCGACGCCGGAGTCGGTGCTCGCGGAGATGGAGGACGCCACGGAGGTGGAGCTGCACACGCACGGCCTCGCCGGCACGGTGTCCGACGCGGCCTTCCTGGCGCTGTCGCCGGACGCGGCCGGCCGCTACGCGCTCACCGCGGAGGAGCTGGAGGGACACACGCTCCGGGGCTCGCCGGTGGTGATGCTGGCCGCTTGCGACGCGAACGTGGGCGCGTGGCGCTACCACGCGGTGTCGAGCCTTCCGTCCGCGCTCATCCAGGCAGGCGCGCGGGCCGTGGTCGCGCCCTCCACGGAGGTTCCGGATGTGGAGGCCGGGGCCTTCTTCCAGGCGCTGGTGGAATCGCTGCGGCAAGGCACCCCGCCTGCCCAGGCGCTCCGGGACACCCGCGCCCGGTGGCTGAAGCAGGGCAGCGCCCGGTGGGTCCAGGACCTGGTCGCGTTCGAATAG
- a CDS encoding RNA polymerase sigma factor codes for MPSASREDAAEFQALIARCAPALEERARILCRGRNPSDAKDLLQETYERAFRAFHTYDRSAPPMAWLASILVRRFLDWCRHDRRHPQEEFTDAMGDTLAEAVAAPETWARYTLDDVWQAVEQLPPELREVVRMKDMERQSYAEIGRRLGIPSMTVGTRLFRARKKLKELLLAREGTAGGPA; via the coding sequence GTGCCCTCGGCCTCCCGTGAGGACGCCGCGGAGTTCCAGGCGCTCATCGCGCGGTGCGCTCCGGCGTTGGAGGAGCGGGCCCGCATCCTCTGCCGGGGCCGCAACCCGTCGGACGCGAAGGACCTGTTGCAGGAGACCTACGAGCGGGCCTTCCGCGCGTTTCATACGTATGACCGGTCCGCGCCTCCCATGGCGTGGCTGGCGTCCATCCTCGTTCGACGCTTCCTCGACTGGTGCCGGCACGACCGGCGCCACCCCCAGGAGGAATTCACCGACGCGATGGGGGACACCCTGGCGGAGGCCGTAGCCGCCCCGGAGACATGGGCGCGCTACACGTTGGACGACGTGTGGCAGGCGGTGGAACAGCTTCCCCCGGAGCTGCGCGAGGTGGTCCGCATGAAGGACATGGAGCGACAGAGCTACGCGGAGATCGGCCGGCGGCTCGGCATCCCGTCCATGACGGTGGGCACCCGGCTGTTCCGCGCGCGCAAGAAGCTCAAGGAGCTGCTCCTCGCCCGGGAAGGCACCGCGGGGGGCCCGGCGTGA
- the dgcN gene encoding N-acetyltransferase DgcN, whose product MDIEKPYLLFLGDVRDQLAAKTAHGIVDWRPDWCVGQLRLPGCAADCGLPDMDIAQAKAKGARTLVVGVVNPGGVLADAWVDTLVQAMEAGLDVATGLHKRLSSFPAVAAAAAKHGRKLHDVRFPDRDFATGQGTKRPGLRVLTVGTDCAVGKKYTALALEKELRQRGWKADFRATGQTGILISGRGVALDAVVSDFVSGAAEWLTPANDADHWDVVEGQGSLFHPSFAGVTLGLLHGAQPDAFIVCHEPTRTRMRGVKHPPPSIQDVIDRTVLEGRLTNPAIQCTGIAINTEHLGEEEALALLEATGRAHGLPCVDPLRTGAGPLADALASRFPRG is encoded by the coding sequence GTGGACATCGAAAAGCCCTACCTGCTGTTCCTGGGAGATGTGAGGGATCAGCTCGCGGCCAAGACGGCCCACGGCATCGTGGACTGGCGGCCCGACTGGTGCGTGGGTCAGCTGCGCCTCCCGGGCTGCGCGGCGGACTGTGGCCTGCCGGACATGGACATCGCCCAGGCGAAGGCGAAGGGCGCGCGCACGCTGGTGGTGGGCGTGGTGAATCCGGGCGGCGTGCTGGCGGACGCGTGGGTGGACACGCTGGTGCAGGCGATGGAGGCCGGGCTGGACGTGGCCACGGGGCTGCACAAGAGGCTGTCCTCGTTCCCCGCCGTGGCCGCCGCGGCGGCGAAGCACGGGCGCAAGCTGCACGACGTGCGCTTCCCGGACCGGGACTTCGCCACCGGCCAGGGCACGAAGCGGCCCGGCCTGCGCGTTCTGACCGTGGGCACCGACTGCGCGGTGGGCAAGAAGTACACGGCGCTGGCGCTGGAGAAGGAGCTGCGTCAGCGCGGGTGGAAGGCGGACTTCCGGGCCACCGGGCAGACGGGCATCCTCATCTCCGGGCGCGGCGTGGCGCTGGATGCCGTCGTGTCCGACTTCGTCTCCGGCGCGGCGGAGTGGCTCACACCCGCGAACGACGCGGACCACTGGGACGTGGTGGAGGGCCAGGGGTCGCTGTTCCACCCCTCCTTCGCGGGCGTCACGCTGGGCCTGTTGCACGGCGCGCAGCCGGACGCGTTCATCGTCTGCCATGAGCCCACGCGCACGCGCATGCGCGGCGTGAAACACCCGCCGCCGTCCATCCAGGACGTCATCGACCGCACGGTGCTGGAGGGCCGGCTGACGAACCCGGCCATCCAGTGCACGGGCATCGCCATCAACACGGAGCACCTGGGCGAGGAAGAAGCGCTGGCGCTCCTGGAGGCCACCGGCCGGGCGCATGGCCTGCCCTGCGTGGACCCCCTGCGCACGGGCGCGGGCCCCCTGGCCGACGCGCTGGCGAGCCGCTTCCCGCGCGGGTGA